The Antennarius striatus isolate MH-2024 chromosome 11, ASM4005453v1, whole genome shotgun sequence genome window below encodes:
- the zcchc24 gene encoding zinc finger CCHC domain-containing protein 24 isoform X1, with amino-acid sequence MSLLSAIDTSASVYQPAQLLNWVYLSLQDPHQTSAFDAFRPEPNSSHPDLNFGKTPTAAELSSSLNSNYLNNFFQLQRNEALNNNVYKNVSPYGSLNNIVDGLNSLTDHFSDLSLSSEPRKPNKRPPPNYLCHLCFNKGHYIKDCPQARPKGEGLTPYQGKKRCFGEYKCPKCKRKWMSGNSWANMGQECIKCHINVYPHKQYFSVKEVVFRVHGRENSSYAVSCGKALHKQANSLHFQCPSLNTYFPPSVFGMGLLAFW; translated from the exons ATGAGCTTGTTGTCTGCCATAGACACGAGTGCCTCCGTGTACCAGCCTGCGCAGCTTCTCAACTGGGTATATCTCTCCTTACAAGACCCCCACCAGACGAGCGCCTTTGACGCGTTCAGACCTGAACCCAACTCTTCCCACCCGGATCTCAATTTCGGCAAGACTCCCACGGCGGCGGAACTGAGCTCTTCCCTCAACTCCAACTATCTCAACAACTTCTTTCAGCTGCAGCGGAATGAG GCCTTAAACAACAATGTATATAAGAATGTGTCACCCTATGGCTCACTGAACAACATTGTGGATGGACTCAACTCCCTGACGGACCATTTCTCAGACCTGTCCCTTTCTTCAGAGCCTAGAAAACCCAACAAAAGACCCCCACCCAACTACCTGTGCCATCTGTGCTTCAACAAGGGCCATTACATCAAAGACTGccctcag GCCAGACCCAAAGGTGAAGGGCTGACCCCCTACCAGGGCAAGAAGAGATGCTTTGGAGAGTACAAGTGCCCCAAATGTAAGAGGAAGTGGATGAGTGGGAACTCCTGGGCCAACATGGGGCAAGAATGTATTAAATGCCACATCAACGTCTATCCACACAAACAG taCTTTTCAGTCAAAGAAGTTGTTTTCCGTGTTCATGGGAGAGAGAACTCTTCCTACGCGGTATCCTGTGGCAAAGCTCTGCACAAGCAAGCAAATTCCCTGCACTTCCAATGTCCCTCACTTAACACATATTTCCCTCCGTCAGTGTTTGGAATGGGTCTGTTAGCTTTCTGGTAA
- the zcchc24 gene encoding zinc finger CCHC domain-containing protein 24 isoform X3, with translation MSLLSAIDTSASVYQPAQLLNWVYLSLQDPHQTSAFDAFRPEPNSSHPDLNFGKTPTAAELSSSLNSNYLNNFFQLQRNEALNNNVYKNVSPYGSLNNIVDGLNSLTDHFSDLSLSSEPRKPNKRPPPNYLCHLCFNKGHYIKDCPQARPKGEGLTPYQGKKRCFGEYKCPKCKRKWMSGNSWANMGQECIKCHINVYPHKQRPLEKPDGLDVSDQKICLPFPFHVRCVNVVNI, from the exons ATGAGCTTGTTGTCTGCCATAGACACGAGTGCCTCCGTGTACCAGCCTGCGCAGCTTCTCAACTGGGTATATCTCTCCTTACAAGACCCCCACCAGACGAGCGCCTTTGACGCGTTCAGACCTGAACCCAACTCTTCCCACCCGGATCTCAATTTCGGCAAGACTCCCACGGCGGCGGAACTGAGCTCTTCCCTCAACTCCAACTATCTCAACAACTTCTTTCAGCTGCAGCGGAATGAG GCCTTAAACAACAATGTATATAAGAATGTGTCACCCTATGGCTCACTGAACAACATTGTGGATGGACTCAACTCCCTGACGGACCATTTCTCAGACCTGTCCCTTTCTTCAGAGCCTAGAAAACCCAACAAAAGACCCCCACCCAACTACCTGTGCCATCTGTGCTTCAACAAGGGCCATTACATCAAAGACTGccctcag GCCAGACCCAAAGGTGAAGGGCTGACCCCCTACCAGGGCAAGAAGAGATGCTTTGGAGAGTACAAGTGCCCCAAATGTAAGAGGAAGTGGATGAGTGGGAACTCCTGGGCCAACATGGGGCAAGAATGTATTAAATGCCACATCAACGTCTATCCACACAAACAG CGCCCCTTAGAGAAGCCGGACGGCCTGGATGTTTCTGACCAGA AGATCTGCCTTCCATTTCCCTTCCACGTGAGGTGTGTTAATGTGGTGAACATTTAA
- the zcchc24 gene encoding zinc finger CCHC domain-containing protein 24 isoform X2 has product MSLLSAIDTSASVYQPAQLLNWVYLSLQDPHQTSAFDAFRPEPNSSHPDLNFGKTPTAAELSSSLNSNYLNNFFQLQRNEALNNNVYKNVSPYGSLNNIVDGLNSLTDHFSDLSLSSEPRKPNKRPPPNYLCHLCFNKGHYIKDCPQARPKGEGLTPYQGKKRCFGEYKCPKCKRKWMSGNSWANMGQECIKCHINVYPHKQRPLEKPDGLDVSDQSKEHPQHLCEKCKVLGYYCRRVQ; this is encoded by the exons ATGAGCTTGTTGTCTGCCATAGACACGAGTGCCTCCGTGTACCAGCCTGCGCAGCTTCTCAACTGGGTATATCTCTCCTTACAAGACCCCCACCAGACGAGCGCCTTTGACGCGTTCAGACCTGAACCCAACTCTTCCCACCCGGATCTCAATTTCGGCAAGACTCCCACGGCGGCGGAACTGAGCTCTTCCCTCAACTCCAACTATCTCAACAACTTCTTTCAGCTGCAGCGGAATGAG GCCTTAAACAACAATGTATATAAGAATGTGTCACCCTATGGCTCACTGAACAACATTGTGGATGGACTCAACTCCCTGACGGACCATTTCTCAGACCTGTCCCTTTCTTCAGAGCCTAGAAAACCCAACAAAAGACCCCCACCCAACTACCTGTGCCATCTGTGCTTCAACAAGGGCCATTACATCAAAGACTGccctcag GCCAGACCCAAAGGTGAAGGGCTGACCCCCTACCAGGGCAAGAAGAGATGCTTTGGAGAGTACAAGTGCCCCAAATGTAAGAGGAAGTGGATGAGTGGGAACTCCTGGGCCAACATGGGGCAAGAATGTATTAAATGCCACATCAACGTCTATCCACACAAACAG CGCCCCTTAGAGAAGCCGGACGGCCTGGATGTTTCTGACCAGAGTAAGGAGCACCCACAGCACCTGTGCGAAAAGTGTAAAGTACTGGGTTACTACTGTCGCCGAGTGCAATAA
- the ppifa gene encoding peptidylprolyl isomerase Fa, translated as MLQIKKRIRYSSPVIAAAKLFSSAAPRNPVVFLDVEADGEPLGRVVIEVNADVVPKTAENFRALCTGEHGFGYRGSVFHRVIPEFMCQGGDFTNHNGTGGKSIYGEKFNDENFKLKHTGPGTLSMANSGPNSNGSQFFICLTKTDWLDGKHVVFGQVKEGMDVVTKMESFGLHDGGVIKRIVITDCGEVK; from the exons atgctgcaaattaaaaaacGTATACGGTACAGCAGTCCCGTCATCGCTGCTGCGAAGCTGTTCTCTTCTGCGGCCCCCAGGAACCCTGTCGTGTTTCTGGACGTCGAGGCCGATGGCGAGCCTCTCGGAAGGGTCGTCATCGag GTAAATGCAGATGTTGTCCCAAAGACTGCAG AAAACTTCCGAGCCCTTTGCACCGGAGAACATGGCTTTGGCTACAGGGGATCTGTGTTTCACAGGGTCATACCTGAGTTCATGTGTCAG GGGGGAGATTTCACCAACCACAACGGCACCGGAGGGAAGTCTATATACGGGGAAAAATTCAACGAtgaaaatttcaaattaaaacacactGGTCCAG GAACACTTTCGATGGCAAATTCAGGACCGAACAGCAATGGCTCCCAGTTCTTCATCTGCCTGACTAAAACGGATTG GCTTGATGGTAAACACGTGGTGTTTGGGCAGGTGAAGGAAGGAATGGACGTTGTCACCAAGATGGAGTCCTTTGGTCTACATGATGGTGGTGTCATCAAGAGAATAGTTATCACTGACTGTGGAGAGGTCAAGTAA